The proteins below are encoded in one region of Conger conger chromosome 17, fConCon1.1, whole genome shotgun sequence:
- the fhip1b gene encoding FHF complex subunit HOOK-interacting protein 1B, whose amino-acid sequence PFTLADRLSWLSRLTPRGHGSRANQNASPSTPVIADPETCLIVFQNHWRQVSSVLEHRGRSGVGDDFTTVRNHTDQMMCLLAEERPGGGAAGPILELVLKENILDRLLQWHLLRGLPSDSQGALLKMFEALIGQCQQPLLRHQAVLRPLLRLLAACADPAAGCPPALEGSLVLLLNQLCVCMAQQPAVLELLLQPGPGPPHSPPHSPPHSPPPGPSPSPSPQVIFSLLVPFIHREGSTGQQARDALLLVMATSASNQAVARYITENSYFCQVLAAGLSALYSALPRKLEVRGDDWHALRPEDWAGVSSLALFVNSLEFCNAVVQVSHPLVRGQLLDFIHSGFLQPVIGPALHKSSVEEVIASTAYLDLFLRNVTEADLLKTFLRFILLDCYDNNTIFDTLLARISCNSRLCMVSLSLFRTLLSLNCEDLMLQLILRYLLPCTHVMLSQRPAVRETDMYGRSADKFLSLIPECCRLDTAPPGDQEEDATQWGGGLDNPSVESPVLPKPSTPSRLAQFIRQQSNVPNWAPARLRGESTPVAPERPLQWAPEWEGQYLAYLRDAQTGIELCSWGCRDWSAPYDGVNPSPHSVPPPPPPPGPALVMVPEHFSLHPVAASAPAPAAPPSDPVPAAPPDSTQRGPEAPALESSSSDGKWDITISKKCVSLTSNANKRGLQQLAPVKHDAPSPLQASTAQMLLPQASSPQHALSNGVGLEGMVSHGQDEGMEVKKAKRELGEGCFPEEGGQDMETGGLPESCLAVGSELPPGSPSQSTLSSLTTSSVQEMDSSKSSAQSSTHNPDPVLEPTQNSAHTPNPVPTPTQISAHTPSPVPATCQNSAHTPDPLPAPAEDSTHAPDPVPEPTQSFTHTPDPLPAPTENSTHTPGPFPEPTQNSTHTPDPIPEPTQISARTPDPVPAPTASMSQQLDSVDSLIRELLERTPTAPQGRESEGQGISIEAFQQELQELEDWVQPLKEHSQNPSPGPVPSTTSAEQEEDPSPIALDSEPKEPKPENSAKEVSNPAHSLGPALSQPYTGPFMAVVFAKLECMLQNSLYVNILLTGIVARLACYPQHLLRSFLLNTNMVFQPSVKSLVQVLGSVKTRIEAFAATQENFPDMLRRARQYLVARGKLDWTDPVGLSVPNLRRSNSLVRSRKPSLGDLLLRHTQSPVRARQAAQQALAQVRGGGAGLEKQAEALRVKNAVYSAVVFSEFLKELAALAQEHAVAMPFPPSQGAEE is encoded by the exons CCTTTCACCCTGGCGGACAGGTTGAGCTGGCTGAGCCGGCTGACCCCAAGGGGTCACGGGAGCCGAGCCAATCAGAACGCTTCCCCCAGTACCCCTGTGATTGCTGACCCGGAGACATGCCTCATTGTGTTTCAGAACCACTGgagacag gtGTCCTCTGTGTTGGAGCACCGCGGGAGGTCAGGGGTCGGCGATGACTTCACTACCGTGCGGAATCACACGGACCAGATGATGTGCCTGCTGGCGGAGGAGCGGCCCGGTGGGGGCGCCGCGGGCCCGATCCTGGAGCTGGTTCTGAAGGAGAACATTCTGGACCGGCTGCTGCAGTGGCACCTGCTCCGCGGCCTGCCCTCCGACAGCCAGGGGGCGCTGCTCAAGATGTTCGAagctctgattggccagtgccAGCAGCCCCTGCTCCGGCACCAGGCCGTACTGCGGCCTCTGCTGCGTCTGCTGGCCGCCTGCGCTGACCCCGCGGCCGGCTGCCCGCCCGCCCTGGAGGGCAGCCTGGTGCTGCTGCTcaaccagctgtgtgtgtgcatggcccAGCAGCCTGCCGTGCTGGAGCTGCTGCTCCAacccggccccggcccccctCACAGCCCCCCTCACAGCCCCCCTCACAGCCCCCCTCCCGGCCCCTctcccagcccctccccccaggtCATCTTCTCCCTGCTGGTGCCCTTCATCCACCGCGAGGGCTCCACCGGCCAGCAGGCCCGCGACGCCCTGCTGCTCGTCATGGCAACCTCCGCCAGCAACCAGGCCGTGGCTCGTTACATCACCGAGAACTCCTACTTCTGCCAG GTGCTGGCGGCGGGCCTGAGCGCCTTGTACTCGGCTCTCCCGCGGAAGCTGGAGGTGCGGGGCGACGACTGGCACGCGCTGCGGCCGGAGGACTGGGCGGGCGTGTCGTCCCTGGCGCTCTTCGTCAACTCCCTGGAGTTCTGCAACGCCGTGGTGCAGGTGTCCCACCCGCTGGTGCGCGGCCAGCTGCTGGACTTCATCCACAGCGGCTTTCTGCAGCCCGTCATCGGCCCCGCCCTGCACAAG tccTCGGTGGAGGAGGTGATAGCCAGCACGGCGTATCTGGACCTCTTCCTGCGTAACGTCACAGAGGCCGACCTGCTCAAAACCTTCCTGCGCTTCATCCTGCTGGATTGCTATGACAACAACACCATCTTCGACACACTGCTCGCCCGGATCAGCTGCAACTCCCGG CTGTGCATGGTGTCCCTCAGTCTGTTTCGAACCCTGCTGTCCCTCAACTGTGAAGACCTGATGCTGCAACTCATTCTCAG gtaTCTCCTGCCCTGTACTCATGTCATGTTGAGCCAGAGGCCAGCCGTCAGGGAGACAGACATGTACGGCAGGTCCGCAGACAAGTTCCTCTCCCTCATCCCTGAGTGCTGTCGCCtggacacagcgccccctggtgacCAGGAGGAGGATGCCACACAGTGGGGGGGAG GCCTAGATAATCCCAGTGTGGAGTCCCCTGTACTCCCCAAACCCAGCACCCCATCCCGCCTGGCCCAGTTCATCCGGCAGCAGAGCAATGTCCCCAACTGGGCCCCAGCACGTCTCCGCGGGGAGTCGACCCCGGTGGCCCCCGAGAGGCCCCTGCAGTGGGCCCCTGAGTGGGAGGGGCAGTATCTGGCGTACCTGCGGGATGCTCAGACAGGCATCGAGCTCTGCAGCTGGGGCTGCAGGGACTGGTCCGCCCCCTATGACGGGgtaaacccctccccccactcggttcccccgccccctcctccgcccGGGCCTGCTCTCGTCATGGTGCCTGAGCACTTCTCCCTCCACCCGGTCGCCGCTAGCGCCCCGGCCCCTGCTGCTCCGCCCTCGGATCCCGTCCCCGCCGCACCCCCAGACTCCACCCAGCGGGGGCCGGAGGCACCCGCCTTAGAGTCTAGCAGCTCTGACGGCAAATGGGACATCACCATCAGCAAGAAATGCGTCAGCCTCACGTCGAATGCCAATAAACGTGGTCTGCAGCAGCTAGCGCCTGTCAAACACGACGCCCCGTCCCCTCTCCAAGCCTCCACCGCCCAAATGCTGCTCCCGCAGGCCAGCTCCCCACAGCATGCCCTGTCCAATGGGGTAGGGCTGGAGGGCATGGTCTCACACGGCCAGGATGAGGGAATGGAGGTGAAGAAGGCAAAGAGGGAGCTAGGTGAAGGCTGCTTCCCTGAAGAGGGTGGACAGGACATGGAAACAGGAGGCCTCCCAGAATCCTGCCTGGCTGTGGGCAGTGAGCTGCCTCCGGGGTCTCCCAGTCAATCAACACTGTCGTCACTAACTACGTCTTCAGTGCAGGAGATGGACTCCAGCAAGAGCTCTGCCCAAAGCTCCACCCATAACCCAGACCCTGTTCTTGAACCCACCCAAAACTCTGCCCATaccccaaaccctgttcctACACCCACCCAAATCTCTGCCCATACCCCAAGTCCTGTTCCTGCAACCTGCCAAAACTCTGCCCATACCCCAGACCCTCTTCCTGCCCCGGCAGAAGACTCTACCCATGCCCCAGACCCTGTTCCTGAACCCACCCAAAGCTTCACCCATACCCCAGACCCTCTTCCTGCACCCACAGAAAACTCCACCCATACCCCAGGCCCTTTTCCTGAACCCACCCAAAACTCTACCCATACCCCAGACCCTATTCCTGAACCCACGCAAATCTCTGCCCGTACCCCAGACCCTGTTCCTGCCCCCACAGCATCGATGAGCCAGCAGCTAGATTCTGTGGACAGCCTTATCAGGGAGCTCCTGGAGCGGACACCCACggctccacagggcagggagtCTGAAGGTCAGGGGATTAGCATCGAGGCCTTCCAAcaggagctgcaggagctggaggactggGTTCAGCCACTCAAGGAGCACTCCCAAAACCCCTCCCCTGGCCCCGTCCCTTCCACCACATCTGCTGAGCAGGAAGAGGACCCATCCCCTATAGCCCTTGACTCTGAACCCAAAGAACCCAAACCAGAGAACTCAGCCAAGGAAGTGTCCAACCCTGCTCACTCTCTAGGACCAGCCCTCAGCCAGCCCTATACAG ggCCCTTCATGGCGGTTGTGTTTGCCAAGCTGGAGTGCATGCTGCAGAACTCGTTGTATGTAAACATCCTGCTGACAGGCATTGTGGCCAGGCTGGCCTGCTACCCCCAGCACCTGCTCCGCTCCTTCCTCCTCAACACCAACATGGTCTTCCAGCCCAGTGTCAAATCGCTTGTGCAG gtTCTGGGATCGGTGAAGACCAGGATCGAGGCTTTTGCGGCCACTCAGGAGAACTTCCCAGACATGCTGAGGAGGGCGCGGCAGTACCTGGTGGCTCGGGGGAAACTGGATTGGACTGACCCGGTGGGCCTGAGTGTGCCCAACCTGCGCCGCTCAAACTCGCTGG tgcgGAGCAGGAAGCCCTCCCTGGGGGATCTGCTCCTGCGGCACACTCAGAGCCCCGTGCGGGCACGGCAGGCGGCCCAGCAGGCCCTGGCCCAGGTGCGGGGCGGGGGCGCGGGGCTGGAGAAGCAGGCCGAGGCCCTGCGGGTGAAGAACGCCGTGTACAGCGCCGTGGTCTTCTCCGAGTTCCTGAAGGAGCTGGCCGCCCTGGCGCAGGAACACGCCGTCGCAATGCCCTTCCCCCCCAGCCAGGGGGCGGAAGAGTGa